A single Kwoniella bestiolae CBS 10118 chromosome 8, complete sequence DNA region contains:
- a CDS encoding peptidyl-prolyl cis-trans isomerase-like 3, which yields MSVTLHTSLGDIKIEIFCESVPRAAENFLALCASGQYDNTPFHRNIKGFMIQGGDPTGTGKGGQSIYGSPFNDEIRQTLRFNNRGIVAMANAGPDTNKSQFFITYGKQPSLDGKYTIFGKVIDGLDTTLDSMERVPVNPKNKPLSEIKLIGVTIHANPVADQNK from the exons atg TCGGTCACTTTACATACCTCTCTTGGagatatcaag ATAGAGATATTCTGTGAATCCGTCCCACGAGCAGCTGAG AACTTCCTAGCACTCTGCGCTTCGGGGCAATACGACAACACCCCATTCCATCGAAACATCAAGGGCTTCATGATCCAGGGGGGTGATCCGACGGGCACAGGAAAAGGAGGGCAGAGTATATATGGGAGTCCGTTTAATGATGAGATACGGCAGACTTTGAGG TTCAACAACAGGGGGATAGTGGCTATGGCCAATGCTGGGCCAGATACCAACAAGTCGCAG TTCTTCATAACGTATGGTAAACAGCCGAGTCTGGATGGGAAATATACGATATTTGGAAA AGTCATAGACGGTCTGGACACAACGTTAGATTCGATGGAACGAGTGCCCGTCAATCCCAAGAACAAACCGTTATCCGAGATCAAGTTGATAGGAGTTACGATACATGCTAATCCCGTAGCTGATCAGAATAAGTAA